The Intrasporangium calvum DSM 43043 sequence CACACGTTGAGCGGGACTGCGGACCTCGACTCCTCGAGGCGGATCTCCATCACGACGACCCACTCACCGACTGCGACGAGCTCGCGTTCGAGGAGCTCGTCCGCCGCCGCCTGCGAGCGTGACAGGTCAGGGGAGAGGAGGGCCTCGAGCAGGATCGCGACGTCGAGTCGGCCCAGGGCGCGCTGGGCCAGCACTGCGCCGGCCTCGTCGGCGAGATGGGCCACCTCCGGGATGGACGGGTTGGCGCTGACGCTGCCGTCGGGGTCGATGACCCAGAGGTAGCCGTAGGTCACGCCCTTCCACCGGACCGGGAAGCAGAGTCGGCCGAGGATGCCGCTCGATGGGTCCGGCGGAGTGCGCACCGGGCCCTCGGCGGTCGCGATCCCGAACTGCTCGAACCACGACCGGACCTCGGCGGACGACCCGCGCTCCAGGATCGAGCGTTGGCGCACCAGGTCGATGTCCGGGCGTTGGCTGTGGAAGGCGACGAGGTGGAAGTCGCGGTCCTCGAGCAGGGCCGAGTGGTCGAGCAGGCGTGAGGCGAGGTCGACGATGTCCTGCACGTCGCGCGTCACGTGACTCCCTCCCTGGACCAGCCAGGTCGTCAGACGAATGTCTGAATGTTAGCTGCTGAAGTCCGTACGTCTGTGTCGTGACGCCAAGAGTGACCTCGCCCTAGCGTCGCTCCTGTCCACCTCACGTCAAGGAGCTCCCCGTGCTCGGTCCTGCCCTGCTCGCCGCCTCGAGGTCGCCTCGAGTCCGCACCCTCGTGTCCACGTCGCCGGTCTCGCGCAGGCTGGTCGACCGCTTCGTCGCCGGCGAGGCCCCGACCGACGCCCTGGCCGCGGTGCGCGCCCTGACCGAGCGCGGCCTCAGCGTCACCATCGACCACCTCGGTGAGGACACGACCGAGCGGTCCCAGGCCGAGGCGACGAGAGACGCCTACACGGCCCTGCTGGCCAAGCTCTCGGCTGAGGGCCTCGCCGCGGGCGCGGAGGTCTCGCTCAAGCTGTCCGCGCTCGGCCAGGCCCTGCCTCACGAGGGCGGGCGCCTCGCGCTCGACAACGCCCGCGCGATCTGCGCGGCCGCCGACGGGGCCGGCACGACGGTCACCCTCGACATGGAGGACCACACGACCGTCGACTCGACCCTGTCGATCCTCGCGGCCCTGCGCGGCGACTTCCCGTGGGTCGGCGCCGTGGTCCAGTCCGCCCTCTTCCGGACCGAGGCCGACGTGCGCGACCTCGCCCACCCCGGCTCCCGCGTCCGGCTCGTCAAGGGCGCCTACCGGGAGCCGCGCACCGTCGCGCACGCCCGCAAGCCCGAGGTGGACGCCGCCTACCGGCGCTGCCTCGCCGTGCTCTTCGCGGAGGGCGCCTACCCGATGGTGGCCAGCCACGACCAGACGATGATCGACGAGGCGAACCGCCTGGCTGCGCAGCACGGTCGCAGCACCGACGACTACGAGCTGCAGATGCTCTACGGGATCCGCACCGCCGAGCAGGACCGCCAGGTGGCCGAGGGCCGGCGGGTGCGGGTCTACCTGCCGTACGGCCAGGACTGGTACGGCTACTTCATGCGGCGCCTCGCCGAGCGACCGGCCAACGTCGGTTTCTTCCTGCGCGGCCTCGTCGCCCGCTGAGGCGGCCACACCACTCCCGCACCACCCCCCGCCACTCCCGCAGCACCTCGAGCGCCCGCACCAAGGAGACCCGAACGCCCATGGACGCAGTGACCCACGTGCCCGCCCCGATCAACGAACCGGTACTCGACTACGCCCCCGGCTCACCCGAGCGAGCCTCCCTCGAGGTGGCCCTGGCTGATCTCGCGTCCACCCAGGTCGAGCTGCCACACGTCATCGGCGGCCGGCGGGTCACCGGCGCCGGCGAGGAGATCTCGGTGCGCCAGCCGCACGCGCACGCGAAGGTGCTCGGCACGATGCGCAACGCCACCGTGGCCGAGGGCCAGTCCGCCGTCGACGCGGCCAAGGCGGCCGCCCCGATGTGGCGGGAGCTCGCCTTCGACGACCGGGCCGCGATCCTGCTCAAGGCCGCGGAGCTGCTGGCCGGGCCGTGGCGCGCGCGGCTGAACGCCGCGACGATGCTCGGCCAGTCCAAGACGG is a genomic window containing:
- a CDS encoding proline dehydrogenase family protein, which gives rise to MLGPALLAASRSPRVRTLVSTSPVSRRLVDRFVAGEAPTDALAAVRALTERGLSVTIDHLGEDTTERSQAEATRDAYTALLAKLSAEGLAAGAEVSLKLSALGQALPHEGGRLALDNARAICAAADGAGTTVTLDMEDHTTVDSTLSILAALRGDFPWVGAVVQSALFRTEADVRDLAHPGSRVRLVKGAYREPRTVAHARKPEVDAAYRRCLAVLFAEGAYPMVASHDQTMIDEANRLAAQHGRSTDDYELQMLYGIRTAEQDRQVAEGRRVRVYLPYGQDWYGYFMRRLAERPANVGFFLRGLVAR